In Mycobacterium tuberculosis H37Rv, a single window of DNA contains:
- the PE5 gene encoding PE family protein PE5 (A core mycobacterial gene; conserved in mycobacterial strains (See Marmiesse et al., 2004 PMID:14766927).), whose amino-acid sequence MTLRVVPEGLAAASAAVEALTARLAAAHASAAPVITAVVPPAADPVSLQTAAGFSAQGVEHAVVTAEGVEELGRAGVGVGESGASYLAGDAAAAATYGVVGG is encoded by the coding sequence ATGACGTTGCGAGTGGTTCCGGAGGGGCTGGCCGCAGCCAGCGCTGCGGTGGAAGCGCTGACGGCGCGGTTGGCCGCCGCGCATGCGAGCGCAGCGCCGGTGATTACCGCGGTAGTGCCGCCGGCGGCGGATCCGGTGTCGCTGCAGACCGCGGCCGGGTTCAGTGCACAGGGCGTCGAGCACGCGGTCGTCACCGCCGAAGGTGTCGAAGAGCTGGGACGCGCCGGCGTTGGTGTGGGCGAATCCGGCGCCAGCTACCTGGCCGGTGATGCGGCCGCCGCCGCTACGTACGGGGTCGTGGGCGGCTGA
- the PPE4 gene encoding PPE family protein PPE4, translating to MAAPIWMASPPEVHSALLSNGPGPGSLVAAATAWSQLSAEYASTAAELSGLLGAVPGWAWQGPSAEWYVAAHLPYVAWLTQASADAAGAAAQHEAAAAAYTTALAAMPTLAELAANHVIHTVLVATNFFGINTIPITLNEADYVRMWLQAAAVMGLYQAASGAALASAPRTVPAPTVMNPGGGAASTVGAVNPWQWLLALLQQLWNAYTGFYGWMLQLIWQFLQDPIGNSIKIIIAFLTNPIQALITYGPLLFALGYQIFFNLVGWPTWGMILSSPFLLPAGLGLGLAAIAFLPIVLAPAVIPPASTPLAAAAVAAGSVWPAVSMAVTGAGTAGAATPAAGAAPSAGAAPAPAAPATASFAYAVGGSGDWGPSLGPTVGGRGGIKAPAATVPAAAAAAATRGQSRARRRRRSELRDYGDEFLDMDSDSGFGPSTGDHGAQASERGAGTLGFAGTATKERRVRAVGLTALAGDEFGNGPRMPMVPGTWEQGSNEPEAPDGSGRGGGDGLPHDSK from the coding sequence ATGGCCGCGCCCATCTGGATGGCTTCGCCGCCGGAGGTACATTCGGCGTTGCTTAGCAATGGTCCGGGCCCGGGTTCGCTAGTGGCGGCTGCCACGGCCTGGAGCCAGCTGAGTGCCGAGTATGCCTCGACGGCAGCAGAACTCAGTGGGCTACTGGGGGCGGTACCTGGTTGGGCATGGCAGGGGCCCAGCGCGGAGTGGTACGTGGCCGCGCATTTGCCATATGTGGCGTGGCTGACGCAGGCCAGTGCGGATGCCGCAGGAGCAGCGGCCCAGCACGAGGCCGCCGCGGCGGCCTACACCACTGCCTTGGCAGCCATGCCGACATTAGCGGAGTTGGCCGCCAACCACGTGATTCACACCGTGTTGGTGGCGACGAATTTCTTTGGGATCAACACGATTCCCATCACGCTCAATGAGGCCGATTACGTGCGCATGTGGTTGCAGGCGGCCGCCGTCATGGGTCTTTATCAGGCGGCTTCGGGTGCGGCACTGGCTTCGGCGCCGCGCACCGTCCCGGCGCCGACGGTTATGAATCCAGGTGGCGGTGCGGCGAGCACTGTCGGGGCGGTCAACCCCTGGCAGTGGCTCTTAGCGTTGCTTCAACAGCTCTGGAACGCCTACACGGGTTTCTACGGGTGGATGTTGCAGCTCATCTGGCAGTTCCTGCAGGATCCCATTGGTAACTCGATCAAGATCATCATCGCCTTCCTCACGAATCCCATTCAGGCACTGATCACTTACGGGCCGCTGTTGTTCGCGCTGGGCTACCAGATTTTCTTCAACCTGGTCGGCTGGCCGACCTGGGGCATGATCTTGAGCTCGCCGTTCTTGTTGCCGGCCGGGCTCGGGCTGGGCTTGGCAGCAATAGCCTTTCTACCTATTGTGCTTGCGCCCGCGGTGATTCCGCCGGCGAGTACTCCGCTGGCTGCTGCCGCCGTCGCCGCCGGGTCGGTGTGGCCGGCGGTCAGCATGGCCGTAACGGGGGCGGGCACCGCTGGGGCTGCGACGCCCGCGGCGGGCGCGGCTCCGTCTGCGGGCGCAGCGCCGGCCCCGGCAGCTCCCGCGACCGCCAGTTTCGCCTATGCGGTGGGTGGCAGCGGTGATTGGGGGCCGAGCTTGGGGCCGACGGTAGGTGGTCGCGGTGGTATCAAGGCGCCGGCCGCTACGGTTCCGGCGGCGGCCGCGGCGGCGGCAACTCGTGGGCAGTCGCGCGCGCGGCGGCGCCGGCGGTCTGAATTGCGGGACTACGGCGACGAGTTCTTGGACATGGATTCCGATAGCGGTTTCGGCCCCTCGACGGGCGACCACGGCGCGCAGGCCTCCGAACGGGGGGCCGGGACGCTGGGATTCGCCGGGACCGCAACCAAAGAACGCCGGGTCCGGGCGGTCGGGCTGACCGCACTGGCCGGTGATGAGTTCGGCAACGGCCCCCGGATGCCGATGGTGCCGGGGACCTGGGAGCAGGGCAGCAACGAGCCCGAGGCGCCCGACGGATCGGGGAGAGGGGGAGGCGACGGCTTACCGCACGACAGCAAGTAA
- the esxG gene encoding ESAT-6 like protein EsxG: protein MSLLDAHIPQLVASQSAFAAKAGLMRHTIGQAEQAAMSAQAFHQGESSAAFQAAHARFVAAAAKVNTLLDVAQANLGEAAGTYVAADAAAASTYTGF, encoded by the coding sequence ATGAGCCTTTTGGATGCTCATATCCCACAGTTGGTGGCCTCCCAGTCGGCGTTTGCCGCCAAGGCGGGGCTGATGCGGCACACGATCGGTCAGGCCGAGCAGGCGGCGATGTCGGCTCAGGCGTTTCACCAGGGGGAGTCGTCGGCGGCGTTTCAGGCCGCCCATGCCCGGTTTGTGGCGGCGGCCGCCAAAGTCAACACCTTGTTGGATGTCGCGCAGGCGAATCTGGGTGAGGCCGCCGGTACCTATGTGGCCGCCGATGCTGCGGCCGCGTCGACCTATACCGGGTTCTGA
- the esxH gene encoding ESAT-6-like protein EsxH (A core mycobacterial gene; conserved in mycobacterial strains (See Marmiesse et al., 2004 PMID:14766927). Predicted possible vaccine candidate (See Zvi et al.,2008).), which translates to MSQIMYNYPAMLGHAGDMAGYAGTLQSLGAEIAVEQAALQSAWQGDTGITYQAWQAQWNQAMEDLVRAYHAMSSTHEANTMAMMARDTAEAAKWGG; encoded by the coding sequence ATGTCGCAAATCATGTACAACTACCCCGCGATGTTGGGTCACGCCGGGGATATGGCCGGATATGCCGGCACGCTGCAGAGCTTGGGTGCCGAGATCGCCGTGGAGCAGGCCGCGTTGCAGAGTGCGTGGCAGGGCGATACCGGGATCACGTATCAGGCGTGGCAGGCACAGTGGAACCAGGCCATGGAAGATTTGGTGCGGGCCTATCATGCGATGTCCAGCACCCATGAAGCCAACACCATGGCGATGATGGCCCGCGACACGGCCGAAGCCGCCAAATGGGGCGGCTAG